A single region of the Xiphias gladius isolate SHS-SW01 ecotype Sanya breed wild chromosome 17, ASM1685928v1, whole genome shotgun sequence genome encodes:
- the LOC120802895 gene encoding odorant receptor 131-2-like, producing the protein MDQSVVFVYPMPLQTLHEALVMNGTTEVNQMKQYQTPIKALLSTLPGVLFLYVNGVMMFTLLRKPLLLESSRYILFGHLLLTDSLQLLVTMLLYIFAVTMVRMISYVCMVITMLAAIAVKISPLNLAVMCLERYVSICFPLRHADIATTRTTGKAIAFMWTVASLESFTQVLLFFSLENTGFTLKGFCTRENVFRLQIYSTLNKAFIIMLFVLVSMIIMYTYIAIMFTVKSVSSNISKANKAHKTVLLHLFQLCLCLMSTLFNMINSNSLWQINPAMAINFQYILFVGLIIFPKCLSPLIYGLRDHTFRHVFKYYFTFGFKTPVGPRTKT; encoded by the coding sequence ATGGATcagtctgttgtgtttgtgtatccCATGCCTTTACAGACACTGCATGAAGCTCTGGTCATGAATGGCACAACAGAAGTAAACCAGATGAAGCAGTATCAGACACCTATCAAAGCTTTGCTGTCTACGCTGCCAGGTGTTCTCTTCCTGTATGTAAACGGAGTCATGATGTTTACGTTGTTGAGAAAGCCTCTCTTACTAGAGTCCTCTCGCTATATCCTATTTGGTCATCTGCTCCTCACTGACTCTCTGCAGCTTCTAGTCACTATGTTGCTGTACATCTTTGCTGTGACCATGGTCAGAATGATCAGTTATGTTTGTATGGTTATCACAATGCTTGCAGCCATTGCTGTTAAAATATCCCCCCTCAACCTCGCTGTGATGTGTTTGGAGAGGTATGTCTCCATATGTTTTCCACTGAGGCACGCTGATATTGCAACCACAAGGACGACGGGCAAAGCCATTGCTTTTATGTGGACAGTGGCGTCTTTAGAGTCGTTCACCCAGGTCCTCCTGTTTTTCAGTCTTGAGAACACAGGCTTCACTTTAAAAGGGTTCTGCACCAGGGAAAATGTCTTCCGGCTACAGATTTACTCAACTTTAAACAAGGCCTTTATCATTATGCTTTTTGTACTGGTGAGCATGATTAtcatgtatacatatattgcTATCATGTTTACTGTGAAGTCCGTCTCTTCTAATATCAGTAAGGCCAATAAGGCCCACAAAACAGTGCTGTTGCATCTGTTTCAGTTGTGCCTGTGTCTCATGTCTACTCTGTTTAATATGATAAACTCCAATAGCCTGTGGCAAATAAATCCTGCCATGGCCATTAATTTTCAGTATATCCTCTTTGTAGGTCTTATCATTTTCCCTAAGTGTTTGAGCCCGCTCATATATGGCCTCAGAGATCACACCTTCAGACACGTCTTCAAATACTATTTCACCTTTGGCTTCAAAACCCCTGTTGGGCCACGTACTAAGACTTGA